The proteins below are encoded in one region of Natronospira bacteriovora:
- a CDS encoding helix-hairpin-helix domain-containing protein, with product MNNRFKALIAATLFFLAHGLFAGQAININEASAEEMAEALTGVGQARAEAIVEFREEHGRFMSADDLALVSGVGEVTVERNRERIRVDD from the coding sequence ATGAACAATCGCTTCAAGGCACTGATTGCGGCCACTCTCTTTTTCCTTGCCCACGGGCTCTTCGCCGGGCAAGCCATCAATATCAATGAGGCAAGCGCCGAAGAAATGGCCGAAGCCCTGACGGGTGTGGGCCAGGCCCGTGCGGAAGCCATTGTCGAGTTTCGTGAGGAGCACGGCCGCTTCATGAGTGCTGACGACCTGGCGCTGGTGTCCGGTGTCGGGGAAGTCACGGTGGAGCGTAATCGCGAGCGTATTCGCGTGGATGACTGA
- the lapB gene encoding lipopolysaccharide assembly protein LapB, whose translation MDAELFLIILLASLATLLLGWLFGRRHRGGGNAGAGGTAMRADYYRGLNHLLEEEPDKAIEVFIRMVEVDSDTVETHFALGSLFRRRGEVDRAIRIHQNLIARPNLSRHQRHQALFALAEDYMRAGLLDRAESLFLELTDVRAYMQAALGRLVTIYEQQKDWEQAILMARKLELASGQPQYERAAQYYCELAEHHLAGRDLRQARRFLKRAEMFDRRNVRAALLRARLMREEGNPKAAIRGLRKALESDVSLALELLPTLHRLFQEIGHPQGFSAVLQELQRSSGNAVSQIALAAIVDPTIKDPEAEACIAQYLRSAPGLKGFTDLVELLTGEPPESSEAGMRPLRHALQRFLEAAPRYRCSECGFTARHLHWQCPSCKNWNTTRPHYEIALPTVPQNPTSGIGIDR comes from the coding sequence ATGGACGCTGAACTTTTCCTCATAATTCTTCTGGCTTCGCTGGCCACACTGTTGCTGGGGTGGTTGTTTGGTCGCCGTCACCGTGGTGGCGGCAATGCCGGGGCAGGCGGGACGGCCATGCGGGCGGACTATTACCGTGGCCTGAATCACCTGCTCGAGGAAGAGCCAGACAAGGCCATCGAAGTCTTCATCCGCATGGTCGAGGTGGACAGCGATACGGTCGAAACCCATTTTGCCCTCGGCAGCCTGTTTCGGCGGCGGGGCGAGGTTGATCGCGCCATTCGTATCCACCAGAACCTGATTGCCCGCCCCAATCTGAGTCGGCATCAGCGCCACCAGGCCCTGTTTGCCCTGGCCGAGGATTACATGCGGGCCGGCCTGCTGGACCGTGCGGAAAGCCTGTTCCTGGAGTTGACCGATGTACGGGCCTACATGCAGGCGGCCCTTGGGCGTCTGGTCACCATCTATGAGCAGCAGAAGGACTGGGAGCAGGCCATTCTCATGGCGCGCAAGCTAGAGCTGGCTTCCGGGCAGCCCCAGTACGAGCGGGCGGCCCAGTATTACTGCGAACTGGCCGAGCATCATCTAGCCGGGCGGGACCTGCGCCAGGCCCGGCGTTTTCTCAAGCGGGCGGAGATGTTTGATCGGCGCAATGTCAGGGCGGCCCTTCTGCGTGCACGACTGATGCGGGAGGAGGGGAATCCCAAGGCGGCCATTCGCGGTCTGAGGAAGGCGCTGGAAAGCGATGTGTCCCTTGCCCTGGAGTTATTGCCTACGCTGCATCGTCTATTCCAGGAGATCGGTCATCCACAGGGGTTTTCGGCAGTTCTTCAGGAGCTGCAGCGTAGTTCCGGAAATGCCGTTTCCCAGATTGCCCTGGCGGCCATTGTGGACCCCACCATCAAGGACCCGGAGGCCGAGGCCTGTATCGCCCAGTACTTGCGCAGCGCGCCCGGATTGAAAGGGTTTACGGATCTGGTGGAACTGCTCACCGGCGAGCCACCCGAATCCTCGGAGGCGGGCATGCGGCCCCTGCGTCATGCGCTTCAGCGTTTCCTGGAAGCCGCTCCGCGTTATCGCTGCAGTGAGTGTGGATTCACGGCGCGCCACCTGCATTGGCAGTGTCCGAGCTGCAAGAATTGGAATACAACACGCCCGCATTACGAAATTGCCCTACCCACGGTACCGCAAAATCCTACAAGCGGAATCGGCATTGACCGCTGA
- a CDS encoding S8 family peptidase gives MEPPWVGTDGSRFENNRWIVGFNRQDELPSQAVGELAHQLGRQLGFQPLLVFEHVHRGFLVELPEHPARSLERNPNIRSVRRDRVVHTLSGTTQQEADWSLDRIDQRDLPLSGSYSYDYDGAGTRIYVVDSGVRLTHERFGGRAQRVYDRFDSDSDYRETCDTDYVCCVDDCGSVCPIPSPGQGDGAATPNFHGTGVAGKAASGVLGAAQGASIADVRVLNCRGAGMVSDVIDGLAAIASLESAAGGKLAVVNLSIGFPHTEADVTDLEEAIRDLPSNLLLVAAAGNKNTDAATLVPARMAEVITVGASTEKDRRYWVSSEVGSNYGDAVDLFAPGHNVEMPSSENDTATRVDWGSSYSAPLVAGVAAIHAQAEGGFISPGALRQVLISEATTGRLTHLSGSPNRLLYQSHNTGDSGDDGSGSGGGGSGCPYQDEDGNWIMCP, from the coding sequence ATGGAACCGCCCTGGGTGGGTACGGATGGCAGCAGGTTTGAGAACAATCGCTGGATTGTCGGGTTCAATCGACAAGACGAGTTGCCATCGCAGGCGGTTGGCGAGCTTGCCCATCAGCTCGGTCGCCAGCTGGGTTTTCAACCGTTGCTCGTTTTCGAGCACGTCCATCGTGGATTTCTGGTGGAGTTGCCGGAGCACCCAGCCCGTTCACTTGAGCGAAATCCGAATATTCGTTCAGTGCGAAGAGATCGTGTTGTGCATACCCTGAGCGGAACAACGCAGCAAGAGGCGGATTGGAGCCTCGACCGGATAGATCAGCGTGATCTCCCCCTGTCCGGTTCCTATTCCTACGACTATGATGGGGCCGGCACGCGGATCTACGTGGTGGATAGTGGCGTCAGACTGACTCACGAGCGTTTTGGTGGCAGGGCCCAGCGTGTGTACGACCGTTTCGACAGTGACTCCGATTACAGGGAAACCTGTGATACTGACTATGTGTGCTGTGTGGACGACTGCGGCAGTGTCTGTCCTATCCCATCGCCGGGGCAGGGTGATGGAGCTGCCACACCGAATTTTCACGGGACCGGGGTTGCCGGCAAGGCGGCGAGTGGTGTTCTTGGCGCTGCTCAGGGTGCGAGTATTGCGGATGTGCGGGTACTCAATTGTCGCGGCGCCGGTATGGTCAGTGATGTGATTGATGGTTTGGCTGCTATTGCATCGCTGGAGTCTGCTGCGGGGGGAAAGTTGGCAGTGGTGAATTTGAGTATCGGATTCCCCCATACGGAAGCGGACGTAACGGATCTCGAGGAGGCGATACGGGATCTACCAAGTAATCTTCTGTTGGTGGCGGCAGCCGGGAATAAAAATACGGATGCCGCTACGCTGGTCCCTGCCAGAATGGCCGAGGTTATTACGGTAGGCGCGAGCACCGAGAAAGATCGGCGTTATTGGGTGAGCAGTGAGGTTGGCTCCAATTACGGTGATGCGGTCGACCTGTTCGCACCGGGGCACAATGTGGAGATGCCATCATCGGAGAATGATACCGCGACCCGGGTCGACTGGGGCAGCTCCTACTCCGCCCCTTTGGTCGCCGGTGTCGCGGCGATCCATGCCCAAGCGGAAGGTGGTTTTATATCCCCCGGTGCACTTCGCCAGGTTCTCATTAGCGAGGCTACCACTGGGCGCTTGACACATTTGTCTGGATCACCGAATCGTCTACTTTATCAGTCGCACAATACGGGAGATTCCGGTGACGACGGGTCGGGTTCCGGTGGTGGCGGATCGGGGTGTCCGTATCAGGATGAAGACGGGAACTGGATCATGTGCCCGTGA
- a CDS encoding HK97 family phage prohead protease has product MKIQGYAAVFNSLSADLGGFREQIMPGAFTRTLTGGTEVLAFHHHDYSQVLGRTGNGSLHLSENSRGLHFTLELPDTTLGRDTYALVNRRDLGAMSFGFAVPNSKGESWKETDKGLIRSLHAVNLLEISTTSIPAYPATVVKGALAPKTNHARSLRRRMKARQLDSIAAHLQAA; this is encoded by the coding sequence ATGAAGATTCAGGGCTATGCCGCCGTGTTTAACTCGCTGTCCGCCGACCTTGGCGGGTTCCGTGAGCAGATCATGCCGGGAGCGTTCACCAGAACACTTACGGGCGGTACTGAAGTGCTGGCGTTTCACCACCACGACTATTCGCAGGTATTGGGCAGAACCGGGAACGGGAGCCTTCACCTATCCGAAAACAGTCGCGGGCTGCATTTCACGCTGGAACTGCCTGATACGACATTGGGGCGGGATACCTACGCCCTGGTTAACCGCCGCGACTTAGGGGCAATGTCGTTCGGTTTTGCGGTGCCGAACTCTAAGGGGGAATCGTGGAAGGAGACTGACAAGGGGCTTATCAGGAGCCTTCACGCTGTAAACCTGCTGGAGATATCCACCACTTCTATACCGGCATATCCGGCGACAGTGGTAAAGGGTGCATTGGCACCAAAAACTAATCATGCCCGTAGTCTGCGCCGCAGGATGAAGGCAAGGCAATTGGATTCGATTGCGGCACACTTGCAGGCGGCCTGA
- a CDS encoding helix-turn-helix transcriptional regulator — protein sequence MERLEKEESPSRLCRKAEVIARTGLSDTSIWRREKEGRFPPRIRLGARCTVWRACDLEQWLADPAGYQREVADV from the coding sequence ATGGAAAGATTAGAAAAGGAGGAAAGCCCGAGCCGCCTTTGCCGCAAGGCCGAAGTAATTGCCCGAACTGGGCTATCCGACACATCCATTTGGCGGCGTGAGAAAGAAGGCCGCTTCCCGCCGAGAATCCGCTTGGGTGCCCGTTGCACCGTATGGCGCGCCTGTGACCTAGAGCAATGGCTTGCAGATCCTGCTGGCTATCAGCGGGAGGTGGCCGATGTGTAG
- a CDS encoding SH3 domain-containing protein, with product MTDAGGKLPKNLLRALKALENSPAMKSYKSIFKSINSIEKLDTINTDPHFTRVQKAVDRLIRSDFYNNLQELNNLPEMQLARQAEKASEAMDSHSLENSPAFRFIEKIQEAGSLKALYGLEDSPAMRVIAEMADRLSSTYGPLAFSESYDHLIRLQTEMEERSEDPRKITEYVSEEFRSAPTGPLSREFWLMIIFTLIMDYSAKQNHEEAQAEIISAVEQLERSISAQYKSMLSEEKNEVFYVTSTRLNLRSGPSTEHNVIEVLPPNRKLRLLDMNGGWANVEYFNYLRNKNQSGWVSVEHITLIDG from the coding sequence ATGACTGACGCAGGCGGAAAACTCCCAAAAAACTTACTGAGAGCACTAAAAGCTCTTGAAAACTCGCCGGCCATGAAATCATATAAGTCCATTTTCAAATCCATTAACTCCATTGAAAAGCTTGACACCATAAACACAGACCCACACTTCACGCGAGTACAGAAAGCTGTTGATAGACTTATACGCTCTGACTTTTACAATAACCTTCAAGAACTTAATAACCTCCCAGAAATGCAACTAGCCAGGCAAGCCGAGAAGGCGTCTGAGGCAATGGATTCTCACTCGCTGGAAAACTCTCCTGCTTTCCGGTTCATTGAGAAAATACAAGAAGCTGGAAGTCTAAAGGCGCTCTACGGCCTAGAAGACTCTCCCGCGATGCGCGTGATTGCCGAAATGGCTGATCGTCTTTCATCAACTTATGGCCCCTTGGCATTTTCCGAATCATACGACCACTTGATTCGCTTACAAACTGAAATGGAGGAAAGAAGCGAAGACCCGAGAAAGATAACGGAATATGTCTCCGAAGAGTTCAGATCAGCTCCAACCGGACCATTGAGCAGGGAATTTTGGCTGATGATTATATTTACACTGATAATGGATTACAGCGCGAAGCAGAATCACGAGGAAGCACAGGCTGAAATAATATCTGCAGTGGAGCAATTGGAAAGATCGATTAGCGCTCAATATAAATCAATGCTATCAGAAGAAAAAAACGAAGTTTTCTATGTAACCTCGACCAGGCTTAACCTCCGATCCGGCCCCAGCACGGAACATAATGTAATAGAAGTGTTGCCCCCCAACAGAAAACTTAGGTTGTTAGACATGAATGGCGGATGGGCTAATGTCGAGTACTTCAATTACCTGAGAAATAAGAACCAATCCGGCTGGGTCTCGGTTGAACACATAACTCTAATTGACGGTTAA
- a CDS encoding P27 family phage terminase small subunit, whose translation MPPENLSPEAADWWSRLVTEYALDDDAGRLLLQVALEAFDRMRDAQATIKRDGETVLDRFGQPKAHPLLPTERDSRGQMLAALKQLNLDLEPLRDGPGRPPEV comes from the coding sequence TTGCCGCCCGAAAATCTGAGCCCGGAAGCTGCCGATTGGTGGAGTCGGCTGGTGACGGAATATGCCCTGGATGATGACGCGGGCCGCCTGCTGCTGCAAGTGGCCCTGGAGGCCTTCGACCGGATGCGGGATGCCCAGGCGACCATCAAGCGGGACGGGGAAACAGTCCTGGACCGATTCGGGCAGCCCAAGGCCCATCCTTTGTTGCCGACCGAGCGGGATAGCCGAGGGCAGATGTTGGCTGCTTTGAAGCAATTGAACCTGGACCTTGAGCCCCTGAGGGACGGTCCAGGCAGACCGCCGGAGGTTTAA
- a CDS encoding tyrosine-type recombinase/integrase — translation MARKGISAKKLDNLEGKRRDSATRLWDGDGSGFGVKVSAAGRLSFFQFYYAPEGTTDKDGNDISGKRRFLTLGTYPAMTLGEARTAALKQRKLVDQGVDPQEHAREQREQARRENRKRAERGTLAGVAALYMRHMRSRARSREYIDAVRRGWHRDVFPVVSRETKAAEVTAEDIQLILHRPLSRNAEHTARVLRANLHKAFKLAIQADHDPRNLGNPIKFKVTHNPVADVPLEVHVTPGDRELSFDEIGRVWREVDRATPYPSDALLIRLLLALGGQHVREVREADWAEFDLAGRQWLMKAARHKNRTRDHLVPLNHCALEVLDELRILTGGRGYLFPQVRRLEKPMRAERPGVIVRALLDDMEKRGEPMDKFTAADFRRTCKTRMHEIGIPKTTTNQIHNHDFGGVSAKHYDRYDYWAEKQRAMTAWDIALRAAIKGKSISTAACRRALQWTEAGSEIEPISMEGRA, via the coding sequence ATGGCCAGAAAAGGCATTTCAGCGAAAAAGCTGGACAACCTGGAGGGTAAGCGCCGAGATTCGGCAACCCGCCTATGGGATGGGGACGGCTCCGGGTTTGGGGTGAAGGTGTCTGCTGCCGGGCGGCTGTCGTTCTTCCAGTTCTACTACGCTCCCGAAGGGACTACGGACAAGGACGGCAATGATATCTCCGGCAAACGCCGATTCCTCACACTGGGCACCTATCCGGCCATGACGCTAGGCGAGGCCCGCACAGCGGCGCTTAAGCAGCGCAAGCTAGTAGATCAGGGGGTAGACCCGCAGGAGCACGCCAGAGAGCAGCGAGAACAGGCCAGACGGGAGAACCGGAAGCGGGCCGAGCGGGGCACCCTTGCAGGCGTGGCGGCGCTCTACATGCGCCACATGCGCTCACGCGCGCGCTCACGGGAATATATAGACGCGGTGCGGCGTGGCTGGCATCGCGATGTGTTCCCGGTGGTTTCCAGAGAGACAAAGGCCGCCGAGGTGACGGCAGAGGATATTCAGTTGATCCTGCACCGCCCCCTGAGCCGGAATGCTGAGCATACCGCTAGAGTGCTCCGGGCGAATCTTCACAAGGCGTTCAAGCTGGCGATTCAGGCCGACCATGACCCCCGCAACCTTGGGAATCCGATCAAGTTCAAGGTGACTCACAATCCCGTGGCTGATGTGCCGTTGGAGGTCCATGTGACACCGGGGGATAGGGAACTGTCATTCGACGAAATTGGGCGAGTCTGGCGCGAGGTGGATCGTGCGACTCCCTACCCAAGTGATGCCCTGCTGATTCGTCTGCTATTGGCATTGGGCGGCCAGCATGTTCGCGAGGTGCGCGAGGCCGACTGGGCGGAGTTCGACTTGGCTGGGCGACAATGGCTGATGAAGGCTGCAAGGCATAAGAACCGAACCCGTGACCATCTTGTGCCCCTGAATCATTGCGCATTGGAAGTACTGGATGAACTGCGCATCCTTACCGGCGGGCGGGGCTATCTGTTTCCTCAAGTCCGAAGGCTCGAAAAGCCAATGCGGGCAGAGCGTCCGGGGGTGATCGTCCGGGCGCTGCTGGATGATATGGAAAAGCGTGGTGAGCCTATGGACAAGTTCACCGCTGCTGACTTCCGCCGAACCTGCAAAACCCGTATGCACGAGATTGGCATCCCAAAGACCACCACAAATCAGATTCACAATCACGACTTCGGTGGTGTAAGTGCGAAGCACTATGACCGCTATGACTATTGGGCCGAGAAACAACGGGCCATGACAGCATGGGATATTGCCTTGCGGGCTGCTATTAAAGGCAAGTCGATCTCCACGGCGGCCTGTCGGCGGGCGCTGCAGTGGACAGAGGCGGGCAGCGAAATTGAGCCTATCAGCATGGAGGGCCGGGCATGA
- a CDS encoding pyridoxal phosphate-dependent aminotransferase — protein sequence MSDFLSDRVKQLQPSPTLAVTQKAAELRAAGQDIIGLGAGEPDFDTPDNIKEAAIRAIREGQTKYTAVDGTAELKQAVIDKFKRDNGLDYAPNQILVSTGAKQSLFNLCQAVVNPGDEVIIPAPYWVSYPAMVEIAGGKPVFVTADWDQDYKITPEQLEAAISDKTRLVMLNSPSNPTGLAYTREEFQALAEVLKKHPQLLIATDDMYEHILWTDEPFVTLLNVAPELYERTVVFNGVSKAYAMTGWRIGYAGGPEKIIGAMKKVQGQSTSNPASISQAAATEALAGDQSKVAEMVKAFKERHDQVYQLLSEIPGVRVKPSMGTFYTFPDFREAIAALDGINSDTELAEFLLKEAGVALVPGSAFGLAGHMRLSYATDMATLEDACARIRKALAG from the coding sequence ATGAGCGACTTTCTCTCAGACCGCGTCAAGCAACTTCAGCCCTCCCCCACCCTGGCGGTGACCCAGAAGGCCGCCGAGCTGCGCGCCGCCGGCCAGGACATCATCGGCCTGGGCGCCGGTGAGCCCGATTTCGACACCCCGGACAACATCAAGGAAGCGGCCATTCGCGCCATCCGCGAGGGCCAGACCAAGTACACCGCCGTGGACGGCACCGCCGAGCTCAAGCAGGCGGTGATCGACAAGTTCAAGCGCGACAACGGCCTCGACTACGCCCCCAATCAGATTCTGGTGTCCACCGGCGCCAAGCAGAGCCTGTTCAATCTCTGCCAGGCGGTGGTCAACCCCGGCGATGAAGTGATCATCCCGGCGCCCTACTGGGTCTCCTACCCGGCAATGGTGGAAATCGCCGGTGGCAAGCCGGTCTTCGTGACCGCGGACTGGGACCAGGACTACAAGATCACCCCCGAACAGCTGGAAGCGGCCATCAGCGACAAGACCCGCCTGGTCATGCTGAACAGCCCCTCCAACCCCACCGGGCTGGCCTACACCCGTGAGGAGTTTCAGGCCCTGGCCGAGGTACTGAAAAAGCACCCGCAGCTGCTGATCGCCACCGACGACATGTACGAGCACATCCTGTGGACCGACGAGCCCTTCGTCACCCTGCTCAATGTCGCCCCGGAGCTGTATGAGCGCACCGTGGTCTTCAACGGGGTTTCCAAGGCCTACGCCATGACCGGCTGGCGCATCGGCTACGCCGGCGGGCCGGAGAAGATCATCGGCGCCATGAAGAAGGTCCAGGGGCAGTCCACCTCCAACCCGGCCTCCATCAGCCAGGCGGCGGCCACCGAGGCCCTGGCCGGCGACCAGAGCAAGGTGGCCGAAATGGTCAAGGCCTTCAAGGAGCGTCATGACCAGGTCTACCAGCTGCTGAGCGAGATCCCCGGGGTGCGGGTCAAGCCCTCCATGGGCACCTTCTACACCTTCCCGGACTTCCGCGAGGCCATCGCGGCACTGGACGGCATCAACAGCGACACCGAGCTGGCGGAATTCCTGCTCAAGGAAGCCGGCGTGGCCCTGGTGCCGGGCTCGGCCTTCGGTCTGGCCGGCCACATGCGCCTGTCCTACGCCACCGACATGGCCACCCTGGAAGACGCCTGTGCCCGCATTCGCAAGGCCCTGGCAGGCTGA
- the chrA gene encoding chromate efflux transporter: protein MRASWEVFRVFLLLGLTSFGGPIAHLGFFQKEFVERRRWLASDTYAELIALCQFLPGPASSQAGFAIGLHRAGLTGALAAWLAFTLPSAIIMIALASGLALFEPGDYEGAVRALKAAAVGVVAWAVWGMARSLTPDWQRLLIAALAVATTLGLPLLLGLTAVGQIGAIVLGALLAPLLVPKVAVQTGSPLALPFHRRGGLLAGGLFLALLMGLPFMAWLSPATWLTISDAMYRAGALVFGGGHVVLPLLHAETVATGMMDEDTFLAGYGAAQALPGPLFAFGGFVGTVAGGIGIGLLALTIIFLPGMLILLAILPFWARVRENQRLRRHLAGVNAAVVGILAAAFYDPVLTAGIADWRDGLIALAVLTTLATGRLPIWLLIIIAAGAGWFIY, encoded by the coding sequence ATGAGGGCTTCGTGGGAGGTTTTCCGGGTATTCCTGCTTCTGGGGCTGACGTCCTTCGGCGGTCCGATTGCCCATCTGGGCTTTTTTCAGAAAGAATTCGTTGAGCGACGCCGATGGCTGGCCAGCGACACCTACGCCGAGCTGATCGCCCTGTGCCAGTTCCTGCCCGGGCCGGCCAGCAGCCAGGCCGGCTTCGCCATTGGCCTGCATCGGGCCGGGCTGACAGGCGCTCTTGCGGCTTGGCTCGCCTTCACCCTGCCCTCGGCCATCATCATGATTGCCCTGGCCAGCGGGCTGGCACTGTTTGAACCAGGCGATTACGAGGGGGCAGTGCGGGCACTGAAAGCCGCCGCAGTGGGCGTGGTTGCCTGGGCTGTCTGGGGCATGGCCCGCAGCCTGACCCCGGACTGGCAGCGCCTGCTGATTGCGGCCCTTGCCGTGGCAACCACCCTGGGCCTGCCGCTGCTGCTTGGTCTCACGGCTGTGGGGCAGATCGGCGCGATTGTTCTCGGTGCCCTGCTGGCGCCCCTGCTGGTACCCAAAGTTGCCGTACAGACAGGCTCACCCCTTGCTCTGCCCTTCCACCGACGAGGCGGCCTGCTGGCGGGCGGACTCTTTCTGGCGCTGCTTATGGGTCTGCCATTCATGGCCTGGCTGTCGCCCGCGACCTGGCTGACGATCAGCGATGCCATGTACCGAGCCGGCGCCCTGGTCTTCGGCGGTGGGCATGTGGTCCTGCCCCTGCTCCATGCCGAGACGGTTGCCACCGGCATGATGGACGAAGACACCTTCCTGGCCGGCTACGGCGCCGCCCAGGCCCTGCCCGGACCGCTGTTCGCCTTTGGCGGCTTCGTCGGCACGGTCGCCGGGGGAATCGGAATCGGCCTGCTGGCCCTGACCATCATCTTCCTGCCCGGCATGCTGATCCTGCTGGCGATACTGCCCTTCTGGGCGCGAGTGCGGGAAAACCAGCGCCTGCGCCGCCACCTGGCCGGGGTCAATGCTGCCGTCGTCGGCATCCTCGCGGCTGCCTTCTACGACCCCGTCCTCACCGCCGGCATCGCCGACTGGCGCGATGGCCTCATCGCCCTCGCCGTCCTGACCACCCTGGCCACCGGCCGCCTGCCCATCTGGCTGCTCATCATCATCGCGGCCGGCGCAGGTTGGTTTATTTACTGA
- the galU gene encoding UTP--glucose-1-phosphate uridylyltransferase GalU, whose protein sequence is MSKKIRKAVFPVAGLGTRFLPATKANPKEMLPVVDKPLIQYAAEEAVEAGAEVLIFVTGRNKRAIPDHFDRAYELENELALRHKNERLEAVQNIVPPGVDCVYIRQAEALGLGHAVHCARNLVGDEPFFVVLADDLVHANGQGCLSQMRDQYEKLGGSILGAQEVPIEHVSRYGIVDGEPEGENIRRLRGMVEKPSPDKAPSNMGVIGRYVLTPRIFDLLATTGRGAGGEIQLTDAIDRLLKEEPVYAFNFDGKRYDCGDKLGYLEANVELALAHPELGEGFRAYLKDFLKTL, encoded by the coding sequence GTGAGCAAGAAGATTCGCAAAGCCGTGTTTCCCGTTGCAGGCCTGGGTACCCGATTTCTGCCCGCCACCAAGGCCAATCCCAAGGAAATGCTGCCTGTCGTTGACAAGCCCCTGATTCAGTACGCTGCGGAAGAGGCGGTGGAAGCCGGCGCCGAGGTGTTGATCTTCGTGACCGGGCGCAACAAGCGGGCGATTCCCGATCATTTTGATCGTGCCTACGAGCTGGAGAATGAGCTCGCCCTGCGCCACAAGAACGAGCGCCTGGAAGCGGTCCAGAACATCGTCCCGCCGGGAGTGGATTGCGTCTACATCCGACAGGCCGAGGCTCTCGGCCTGGGTCATGCCGTGCATTGCGCCCGCAACCTGGTGGGCGACGAGCCGTTCTTCGTGGTGCTGGCCGACGACCTGGTTCACGCCAACGGGCAGGGCTGCCTGAGCCAGATGCGGGATCAGTACGAGAAACTGGGCGGCAGCATTCTGGGTGCCCAGGAAGTACCCATCGAGCATGTCTCCCGCTATGGCATCGTCGATGGCGAGCCGGAAGGCGAAAACATCCGCCGCCTGCGGGGTATGGTGGAGAAACCGTCTCCGGACAAGGCACCCTCCAACATGGGCGTGATCGGCCGCTATGTGCTCACCCCACGAATCTTCGACCTCCTGGCCACCACCGGCCGCGGTGCCGGCGGCGAAATTCAGCTCACCGACGCCATCGACCGCTTGCTCAAGGAAGAACCGGTGTATGCCTTCAACTTCGACGGCAAGCGCTACGACTGCGGCGACAAGCTCGGCTACCTGGAAGCCAACGTGGAACTGGCTCTGGCCCACCCCGAACTGGGCGAAGGCTTCCGCGCCTACCTCAAAGACTTCCTCAAGACCCTATAA
- a CDS encoding DCC1-like thiol-disulfide oxidoreductase family protein yields the protein MKVSIVYDGRCPICRRLVAASRLRQRGAQLDAIDARTAPLDDIQGLDLRGLDLDEGFAVITDGELHYGARGARMLALLSEPSGLFFRLFRTLNASERRSAMSYPLLRVGRRLLLTLLRVPPIRTDKGSD from the coding sequence ATGAAGGTAAGCATCGTCTATGACGGCCGCTGTCCCATCTGCCGGCGACTGGTCGCGGCCAGCCGGCTCAGACAGCGTGGCGCTCAACTCGACGCCATCGATGCACGCACGGCTCCGCTGGATGACATTCAGGGGCTGGATCTGCGCGGACTGGATCTCGATGAAGGCTTCGCCGTCATCACTGACGGCGAACTGCATTACGGTGCCCGTGGCGCCCGCATGCTGGCCTTGCTCAGTGAGCCCTCCGGCCTGTTCTTTCGCCTGTTCCGGACACTGAATGCCAGTGAGCGGCGCAGCGCCATGAGCTACCCCCTGCTGCGTGTCGGGCGGCGGCTGCTGCTCACCCTGCTCCGGGTGCCACCCATTAGAACCGACAAGGGCAGTGATTGA